A genomic window from Silurus meridionalis isolate SWU-2019-XX chromosome 21, ASM1480568v1, whole genome shotgun sequence includes:
- the cd226 gene encoding CD226 antigen isoform X1: MMAVVQKDNWYLMALLILFFPEASEQLKSKGSTVKLEEGMLLNCSCPWSGKLIMVSWTNAIYSTPIAIYHPDYGVNFHSAYDGRVEFIKASALDGSIRVTNVTEKDEGVYHCSVQTFPGGSWSKETRVEKRVNITNIPTVLAHNPKTRLIVPESETVTIDCSHAGIVYEVSVEKMEGADGGSSLLAVCKQDADGVKLIEYLPSGNLNCSDEMELKLRLNNVSQDDGGMYRCNFSTDAGISSNLVMLVMFPSPKGLSGAQYTWYIYTGGGVAGALILVTVALLLLWRSRRKGRRLEYRTRLCATKRQPIYTNEQGDLYDRMKKTARNQKGNNPIYMNLPHTRTQKNGK, encoded by the exons ATGATGGCTGTTGTACAAAAGGACAACTGGTACTTAATGGCACTTCTGATTCTCTTTTTTCCTGAAG CGTCGGAGCAGCTGAAGTCTAAAGGCAGCACAGTGAAGCTTGAGGAAGGGATGCTGCTGAACTGCTCATGTCCCTGGAGCGGGAAGCTTATCATGGTGTCATGGACTAATGCAATCTATTCAACTCCAATCGCCATTTATCATCCTGATTACGGCGTCAATTTCCATTCCGCTTATGATGGTAGAGTTGAGTTCATTAAAGCATCAGCACTGGATGGCAGCATCAGAGTAACGAACGTCACTGAAAAAGACGAGGGAGTGTACCACTGTTCAGTGCAGACGTTTCCTGGTGGCTCCTGGAGCAAAGAAACCCGGGTGGAAAAACGAG TCAACATCACCAACATCCCTACCGTCCTCGCGCACAATCCCAAAACCAGACTTATCGTGCCTGAAAGCGAAACCGTGACCATCGACTGTAGTCATGCCGGTATCGTGTACGAGGTCAGcgtggagaagatggagggagcgGATGGAGGAAGCAGTCTGTTAGCAGTGTGTAAGCAGGATGCAGACGGTGTGAAGCTCATCGAGTATCTGCCCAGTGGAAACCTGAACTGCAGCGATGAAATGGAGCTGAAGTTGCGTTTAAACAACGTGAGCCAAGATGATGGTGGGATGTATCGCTGTAACTTCAGCACAGACGCCGGGATTTCCAGCAACCTTGTCATGCTCGTGATGTTCCCCAGTCCTAAAG GTCTCAGTGGAGCTCAGTACACGTGGTATATTTACACTGGAGGAGGAGTCGCAGGTGCGCTCATCCTGGTGACCGTCGCACTTCTATTACTATGGAGAAGCAG GAGGAAGGGGAGGAGGCTGGAGTATAGGACACGGTTATGTGCCACCAAAAGACAG CCTATTTACACTAATGAGCAAGGAGACTTGTATGACAGGATGAAAAAGACAGCAAGGAACCAAAAAGGGAACAATCCGATATACATGAACCTCCCACACACGAGAACACAGAAGAACGGAAAATGA
- the cd226 gene encoding CD226 antigen isoform X2: protein MMAVVQKDNWYLMALLILFFPEASEQLKSKGSTVKLEEGMLLNCSCPWSGKLIMVSWTNAIYSTPIAIYHPDYGVNFHSAYDGRVEFIKASALDGSIRVTNVTEKDEGVYHCSVQTFPGGSWSKETRVEKRVNITNIPTVLAHNPKTRLIVPESETVTIDCSHAGIVYEVSVEKMEGADGGSSLLAVCKQDADGVKLIEYLPSGNLNCSDEMELKLRLNNVSQDDGGMYRCNFSTDAGISSNLVMLVMFPSPKGLSGAQYTWYIYTGGGVAGALILVTVALLLLWRSRRKGRRLEYRTRLCATKRQKWRNDL, encoded by the exons ATGATGGCTGTTGTACAAAAGGACAACTGGTACTTAATGGCACTTCTGATTCTCTTTTTTCCTGAAG CGTCGGAGCAGCTGAAGTCTAAAGGCAGCACAGTGAAGCTTGAGGAAGGGATGCTGCTGAACTGCTCATGTCCCTGGAGCGGGAAGCTTATCATGGTGTCATGGACTAATGCAATCTATTCAACTCCAATCGCCATTTATCATCCTGATTACGGCGTCAATTTCCATTCCGCTTATGATGGTAGAGTTGAGTTCATTAAAGCATCAGCACTGGATGGCAGCATCAGAGTAACGAACGTCACTGAAAAAGACGAGGGAGTGTACCACTGTTCAGTGCAGACGTTTCCTGGTGGCTCCTGGAGCAAAGAAACCCGGGTGGAAAAACGAG TCAACATCACCAACATCCCTACCGTCCTCGCGCACAATCCCAAAACCAGACTTATCGTGCCTGAAAGCGAAACCGTGACCATCGACTGTAGTCATGCCGGTATCGTGTACGAGGTCAGcgtggagaagatggagggagcgGATGGAGGAAGCAGTCTGTTAGCAGTGTGTAAGCAGGATGCAGACGGTGTGAAGCTCATCGAGTATCTGCCCAGTGGAAACCTGAACTGCAGCGATGAAATGGAGCTGAAGTTGCGTTTAAACAACGTGAGCCAAGATGATGGTGGGATGTATCGCTGTAACTTCAGCACAGACGCCGGGATTTCCAGCAACCTTGTCATGCTCGTGATGTTCCCCAGTCCTAAAG GTCTCAGTGGAGCTCAGTACACGTGGTATATTTACACTGGAGGAGGAGTCGCAGGTGCGCTCATCCTGGTGACCGTCGCACTTCTATTACTATGGAGAAGCAG GAGGAAGGGGAGGAGGCTGGAGTATAGGACACGGTTATGTGCCACCAAAAGACAG AAATGGAGAAATGATCTCTGA